In the genome of Halobacterium noricense, one region contains:
- a CDS encoding DNA topoisomerase IV subunit A yields MSDANTPDTPKGDDARDQLVELAEQFYDQFERGDVPKMSLPTRSKSNIEYDEDSDVWVYGDRTSTRSANSVRGARKLLKSVYTIDFLAQQLDEDRSSTLRELYYLSESWDEEEAQFNDQSESDKLVEDLEIVSGVKREDFHMRPEESGAKVMGPLRIREQTNRGDREIHCQDDVGQGGYQIPNNPDTIEFMDCDAEFVMCVETGGMRDRLVENGFDDEYDCLVVHLGGQPARATRRLTKRLHDELGLPITVFTDGDPWSYRIFGSVSYGSIKSAHLSKYLATPEAQFVGIRPQDIVDYDLPTDPLGDSDVNALESELEDPRFQSDFWTEQIELQLDIDKKAEQQALASRGLDFVTDTYLPERLDEMGVL; encoded by the coding sequence ATGAGCGACGCAAACACCCCAGACACCCCGAAGGGCGACGACGCCCGCGACCAGCTCGTCGAGCTGGCCGAACAGTTCTACGACCAGTTCGAGCGCGGCGACGTTCCGAAGATGTCGCTGCCCACGCGCTCGAAGTCCAACATCGAGTACGACGAGGACTCCGACGTGTGGGTGTACGGCGACCGTACGAGCACGCGCTCGGCGAACTCCGTGCGCGGCGCGCGCAAACTCCTCAAGTCCGTTTACACCATCGACTTCCTCGCCCAGCAGCTCGACGAGGACCGCTCGTCGACGCTACGTGAACTCTACTACCTCTCCGAGTCGTGGGACGAGGAGGAAGCCCAGTTCAACGACCAGAGCGAGTCCGACAAGCTCGTCGAGGACCTCGAAATCGTCTCCGGCGTGAAGCGCGAGGACTTCCACATGCGCCCCGAGGAATCCGGCGCGAAGGTGATGGGGCCACTGCGCATCCGCGAGCAGACCAACCGCGGCGACCGCGAGATTCACTGCCAGGACGACGTCGGGCAGGGCGGCTACCAGATTCCGAACAACCCCGACACCATCGAATTCATGGACTGTGACGCGGAGTTCGTGATGTGCGTGGAGACCGGCGGGATGCGCGACCGCCTCGTCGAGAACGGCTTCGACGACGAGTACGACTGCCTCGTCGTCCACCTCGGCGGCCAGCCTGCGCGGGCGACGCGCCGGCTCACCAAGCGCCTCCACGACGAACTCGGCCTCCCTATCACCGTGTTCACTGACGGTGACCCGTGGTCGTACCGCATCTTCGGCTCCGTCTCCTACGGCTCCATCAAGTCCGCGCACCTCTCGAAGTACCTCGCCACCCCGGAAGCGCAGTTCGTCGGCATCCGCCCGCAGGACATCGTCGACTACGACCTGCCGACGGACCCGCTCGGCGATTCCGACGTGAACGCCCTCGAATCCGAACTGGAGGACCCGCGCTTCCAGAGCGACTTCTGGACGGAGCAAATCGAACTCCAGCTCGACATCGACAAGAAGGCCGAACAGCAGGCACTCGCCTCCCGCGGCCTCGACTTCGTGACGGACACCTACCTGCCCGAGCGCCTCGACGAGATGGGCGTCCTGTAG
- a CDS encoding MFS transporter translates to MDHRPALRDHPVVVASILGTAVASGAYEIVPASTTPVLSAQLGASAAEVNWLVSVMLGVAVVASLPAGAVVDRFGAPRSFAFATAVFLVGGAASWQFTQQGAYWPVLWSRVVAGLGFVLLWNTGLTVFGQFRNAATATGLFTASGPIGFAVGHLTGPTIVAEYGAASVFLVYPLFLLPALAGILLGWESDLSGGGTGKIPALGDVLDVARNRAVLLICVLGFVAYSLYLFVNSWVPTYLTSELGLSLAQSGALTATFPLLGAGARASGGVVTDRLFGGRARPVVLASLVVSGITLVGIALSETYLVVAAFLLVGGYFVQLSLGLFYGVVPRTVSDDSVTTAVALLTSLGLFGAFSAPLIAGEVIQATGSYAAAFGYALALTVVGFALAVPYFHD, encoded by the coding sequence ATGGACCACCGCCCGGCGCTCCGCGACCACCCGGTCGTGGTCGCCAGCATCCTCGGTACGGCCGTCGCATCGGGCGCGTACGAAATCGTCCCCGCGAGCACGACCCCGGTGTTGTCCGCGCAGCTCGGCGCGAGCGCCGCGGAAGTGAACTGGCTCGTCAGCGTCATGCTCGGCGTCGCCGTCGTCGCCAGCCTCCCCGCGGGGGCCGTCGTCGACCGGTTCGGCGCGCCACGTAGTTTCGCGTTCGCGACCGCCGTGTTTCTCGTCGGCGGCGCCGCGAGCTGGCAGTTCACCCAGCAGGGAGCCTACTGGCCCGTGCTGTGGTCGCGCGTCGTCGCCGGCCTCGGCTTCGTCCTCCTCTGGAACACCGGCCTCACCGTCTTCGGGCAGTTCCGGAACGCCGCGACCGCCACCGGCCTGTTCACCGCCAGCGGCCCAATCGGGTTCGCTGTCGGCCACCTCACGGGCCCGACCATCGTCGCCGAGTACGGCGCCGCCTCGGTCTTCCTCGTCTACCCGCTGTTCTTGCTGCCCGCGCTCGCCGGCATCCTCCTCGGCTGGGAGAGCGACCTGTCGGGCGGCGGCACCGGGAAGATTCCCGCGCTCGGCGACGTGCTCGACGTCGCGCGCAACCGCGCCGTCCTGTTAATCTGCGTGCTCGGGTTCGTCGCGTACTCGCTGTACCTCTTCGTCAACAGCTGGGTGCCGACGTACCTCACCAGCGAATTGGGCCTGTCACTCGCACAGAGCGGCGCGCTCACCGCGACGTTCCCGCTCCTCGGGGCCGGTGCGCGCGCCAGCGGCGGCGTCGTCACCGACCGGCTGTTCGGCGGGCGCGCCCGCCCGGTCGTGCTCGCGTCGCTGGTCGTTTCGGGTATCACGCTCGTCGGCATCGCGCTCTCCGAGACGTACCTCGTGGTCGCGGCGTTCCTGCTCGTCGGCGGCTACTTCGTGCAGTTGAGCCTCGGCCTCTTCTACGGCGTCGTGCCGCGCACAGTTTCCGACGACAGCGTCACCACGGCCGTCGCGTTACTCACGAGTCTCGGTCTGTTCGGCGCGTTCAGCGCGCCCCTAATCGCTGGCGAGGTGATTCAGGCAACCGGCTCGTACGCCGCCGCGTTCGGCTACGCGCTCGCGCTCACGGTCGTCGGGTTCGCGCTCGCCGTGCCGTACTTCCACGACTGA
- a CDS encoding HAD-IIA family hydrolase — translation MNVRGAVVDLDGTVLRGETLLPGAAAAVAALRERLDRVLFLTNNPTVPPREYAVRLRELGVDATADDVLTSTAATVAYLHENHADDSAFPIAEASIVDQLRDADVPLTDDPDAADVVVAGYHREFHYRDLQAALDALGEETAFVGTDRDTTIPTEDGRMPGSGAIIRAVAGVTGREPDAVLGKPSATTARLAADRIGVPSDECVLVGDRLDTDVAMGERTGMTTVLVRTGVSGDADLADSDVQPDYVRDSLADVPDLLD, via the coding sequence ATGAACGTTCGTGGCGCTGTCGTGGACCTCGACGGCACCGTCCTCCGCGGTGAAACCCTGCTCCCGGGCGCCGCCGCTGCCGTGGCCGCGCTACGGGAGCGCCTCGACCGCGTGCTCTTCCTGACGAACAATCCGACCGTGCCGCCCCGCGAGTACGCGGTGCGGCTCCGCGAGTTGGGCGTCGACGCAACCGCCGACGACGTTCTCACGTCGACGGCGGCGACCGTCGCGTACCTCCACGAGAACCACGCCGACGACTCCGCGTTTCCCATCGCCGAAGCCTCAATCGTCGACCAACTGCGAGACGCCGACGTGCCGTTGACCGACGACCCCGACGCCGCAGACGTGGTCGTTGCGGGCTACCACCGCGAGTTTCACTACCGCGACCTGCAGGCCGCCCTCGACGCGCTCGGCGAGGAGACGGCGTTCGTCGGCACGGACCGCGACACCACGATTCCCACCGAGGACGGACGGATGCCCGGGTCGGGGGCCATCATCCGCGCGGTCGCGGGCGTCACGGGCCGGGAGCCCGACGCAGTCTTGGGGAAGCCGTCGGCGACGACCGCGCGCCTCGCCGCCGACCGCATCGGCGTCCCGAGCGACGAGTGCGTGCTCGTGGGCGACCGCCTCGACACGGATGTCGCGATGGGCGAGCGCACCGGGATGACGACGGTGCTCGTTCGCACGGGTGTCAGCGGCGACGCCGACCTCGCGGACAGCGACGTCCAGCCCGACTACGTCCGTGACTCGCTGGCGGACGTGCCCGACCTGCTGGACTGA
- the ligA gene encoding ATP-dependent DNA ligase LigA yields MEFGSFAAHAADIEATDADLDVVTKVAALFGEAGDDLAVVARFVQGRVFPAHSETKLDIGPRLCYEALARAASTNVAVEDVEDRLAETGDIGEVAGNLDLGGQAGLGAFAADSGDDDLTVAEVYEDLTALAAAEGDGSQDEKVTLLFGLFNDCSGEEARYLARLVLGEMRIGVGEGAVRDAIAEAFDVPVEAAERALQVSNDYGLVAVTARDEGVDGLDTMHLEVGRPVQAMLAQAGTVTDALDSWDEAAVETKFDGARVQVHWDGEEVSLYSRNMEDVTDALPELVEFVEDHVDAPVILDGEAVAVDDDGSPLPFQEILKRFRRKHDVEQMRDEIRVELNAFDCLHAGVPESGGKSGARRTTSDGGEDLLDEPFRERHQRLRDVVDDDSAVSEIQVTDDADEIAAFEERALEAGHEGIMLKDPDAAYTPGDRGKHWLKRKPDVETLDLVATGAEWGEGRRASFLGTFMLSARDEATGEYATIGKVATGITDEELADLTDRLEPHVRSEDGQEVDLEPAVVFEVGYEEIQTSPTYESGYALRFPRFVTVREDKPPENADTIERVERLAEQQG; encoded by the coding sequence ATGGAATTCGGTTCGTTCGCCGCGCACGCCGCCGACATCGAGGCGACGGACGCGGACCTCGACGTCGTCACGAAGGTCGCGGCCCTGTTCGGCGAGGCCGGCGACGACCTGGCGGTGGTCGCGCGGTTCGTCCAGGGGCGGGTGTTCCCGGCGCACTCGGAGACGAAACTCGACATCGGGCCGCGGCTCTGCTACGAGGCGCTGGCCCGCGCGGCGTCGACGAACGTCGCCGTCGAGGACGTCGAGGACCGACTCGCGGAGACCGGCGACATCGGCGAAGTCGCCGGAAACCTCGACCTCGGCGGGCAGGCGGGACTCGGCGCGTTTGCGGCAGACAGCGGCGACGACGACCTGACCGTCGCCGAGGTGTACGAGGACTTGACCGCGCTCGCGGCCGCCGAGGGCGACGGCAGCCAGGACGAGAAGGTGACGCTCCTCTTCGGGCTGTTCAACGACTGCTCGGGCGAGGAGGCACGATACCTCGCGCGCCTCGTGCTCGGGGAGATGCGCATCGGCGTCGGCGAGGGCGCGGTCCGGGACGCCATCGCGGAGGCGTTCGACGTCCCCGTCGAAGCCGCGGAGCGCGCGCTCCAGGTGTCGAACGACTACGGGCTCGTGGCCGTCACCGCCCGCGACGAGGGCGTGGACGGCCTCGACACGATGCACCTAGAAGTCGGGCGGCCCGTGCAGGCGATGCTCGCACAGGCCGGTACCGTCACCGACGCCCTCGACTCGTGGGACGAGGCTGCCGTGGAGACGAAGTTCGACGGGGCGCGCGTCCAGGTCCACTGGGACGGCGAGGAGGTGTCGCTGTACTCGCGGAACATGGAGGACGTCACGGACGCGCTCCCCGAGCTCGTGGAGTTCGTCGAGGACCACGTCGACGCGCCCGTGATTCTGGACGGCGAGGCGGTGGCGGTCGACGACGACGGGAGCCCGCTGCCGTTCCAGGAGATTCTCAAGCGCTTCCGGCGCAAGCACGACGTCGAGCAGATGCGCGACGAGATTCGCGTCGAACTGAACGCCTTCGACTGCCTGCACGCGGGTGTCCCCGAGTCCGGCGGAAAATCGGGGGCTCGTCGGACGACGTCCGACGGCGGCGAAGACCTGCTGGACGAGCCGTTTCGGGAGCGCCACCAGCGCCTCCGCGACGTCGTTGATGACGACTCGGCGGTCTCCGAAATTCAGGTCACGGACGACGCCGACGAGATTGCGGCCTTCGAGGAGCGCGCCCTCGAAGCGGGCCACGAGGGTATCATGCTGAAAGACCCGGACGCGGCGTACACGCCCGGGGACCGCGGGAAGCACTGGCTGAAGCGCAAGCCCGACGTGGAGACGCTGGACTTGGTCGCGACGGGCGCGGAGTGGGGCGAGGGCCGGCGTGCGTCGTTCCTCGGGACGTTCATGCTCTCCGCGCGCGACGAGGCGACCGGCGAGTACGCGACCATCGGGAAGGTCGCGACCGGCATCACCGACGAGGAACTCGCGGACCTCACGGACCGCCTGGAGCCACACGTCCGCAGCGAGGACGGCCAGGAAGTCGACCTCGAACCCGCCGTCGTCTTCGAGGTTGGCTACGAGGAGATTCAGACGTCGCCGACCTACGAGTCGGGGTACGCGCTCCGGTTCCCGCGGTTCGTCACCGTCCGCGAGGACAAACCCCCGGAGAACGCCGACACCATCGAGCGCGTCGAACGCCTCGCCGAGCAGCAGGGCTGA
- the psmB gene encoding archaeal proteasome endopeptidase complex subunit beta, whose translation MFNSNEGSEFARNQARFGGTQNPYEPEVGSLPDNDRSGADDEYVNKTGTTIVGLTTEDGVVMASDMRASLGGRVVSNKDVQKVEEIQPNAALSMSGSVGGAQSFIRSLRAEANLYEARRGEYMSVSALATMASNLLRGGPFFRVVPILGGVDDEGGHVFSLDPSGSSLSDNYTAQGSGMPYALGVLEQEFSDDLTTDEAVTVAAQAIDSASERDTASGNGIHVTKITPENVEIVGHKDVDDVL comes from the coding sequence ATGTTCAACAGCAACGAGGGCTCGGAGTTCGCCCGGAACCAGGCACGGTTCGGCGGCACCCAGAACCCCTACGAGCCGGAAGTCGGCTCCCTCCCCGACAACGACCGCTCGGGCGCTGACGACGAGTACGTCAACAAGACCGGCACCACCATCGTCGGCCTCACCACCGAGGACGGCGTCGTGATGGCCTCCGACATGCGCGCGAGCCTCGGCGGCCGCGTCGTCTCCAACAAGGACGTCCAGAAGGTCGAAGAGATTCAGCCCAACGCGGCGCTCTCGATGTCCGGCTCCGTCGGCGGCGCGCAGAGCTTCATCCGCTCGCTGCGCGCGGAAGCGAACCTCTACGAGGCCCGCCGCGGCGAGTACATGTCCGTCAGCGCGCTCGCCACCATGGCGTCGAACCTCCTCCGCGGCGGTCCGTTCTTCCGCGTCGTCCCGATTCTGGGCGGCGTCGACGACGAGGGCGGCCACGTCTTCAGCCTCGACCCCTCCGGGAGTTCGCTCTCGGACAACTACACCGCGCAGGGCTCCGGCATGCCGTACGCGCTCGGTGTGCTCGAACAGGAGTTCAGCGACGACCTCACCACCGACGAGGCCGTCACCGTCGCCGCGCAGGCCATCGACTCCGCCAGCGAGCGCGACACCGCCTCCGGCAACGGCATCCACGTCACGAAGATTACGCCCGAGAACGTCGAAATTGTCGGCCACAAGGACGTCGACGACGTCCTGTAA
- a CDS encoding DUF555 domain-containing protein: MSNYVVAMEAAWLVRDVENSDDAIGVAVSEAGKRLNDQDLDYVEVEAGVTTCPACGEPLDAAFLAANTALVGLVLELTVFNADSVEHAERIAKSEVGGALRDVPLEVIEVVEEGGEGEAEEQ, from the coding sequence ATGAGCAACTACGTCGTTGCGATGGAAGCTGCCTGGCTGGTGCGTGACGTCGAGAACTCCGACGACGCCATCGGCGTCGCCGTGAGTGAAGCCGGCAAACGACTGAACGACCAAGACCTCGACTACGTCGAAGTCGAGGCCGGCGTCACCACCTGCCCCGCGTGTGGCGAACCGCTGGACGCCGCGTTCCTCGCGGCGAACACCGCGCTCGTCGGGCTCGTCCTCGAACTCACCGTCTTCAACGCGGACAGCGTCGAGCACGCCGAGCGCATCGCGAAGAGCGAAGTCGGCGGCGCCCTCCGCGACGTCCCCCTCGAAGTCATCGAGGTCGTCGAGGAGGGCGGCGAGGGCGAAGCCGAGGAGCAGTAA
- a CDS encoding CBS domain-containing protein, producing MRLPTPKDLRERRTSLELTQSELAERAGVSQPLIARIEGGDVDPRLSTLRRIVEALDEAEGDVVRAETLMHEDVVSVAPDDAVSHAVQKMQDAGYSQLAVITNGVPVGSISDSDVVHAGEDVGDHPVRDVMSESFPTVSEDATLDEISSLLDHYKAVMVTKDGETVGIITQADVAARIS from the coding sequence ATGCGTTTGCCGACGCCGAAGGACCTGCGCGAACGGCGCACCTCCCTCGAGCTCACGCAGAGCGAACTCGCCGAGCGCGCGGGCGTCTCACAGCCGCTCATCGCCCGCATCGAGGGCGGTGACGTCGACCCCCGCTTGTCGACGCTGCGCCGCATCGTCGAAGCGCTGGACGAAGCCGAGGGCGACGTCGTCCGCGCGGAAACACTCATGCACGAAGATGTCGTCAGCGTCGCGCCCGACGACGCCGTCAGCCACGCCGTCCAGAAGATGCAGGACGCTGGCTACTCGCAGCTTGCGGTCATCACGAACGGGGTTCCTGTGGGTTCCATCAGCGACAGCGACGTCGTCCACGCTGGCGAGGACGTCGGCGACCACCCCGTCCGGGACGTGATGAGCGAGAGCTTCCCCACCGTCTCCGAGGACGCCACGCTCGACGAGATTTCGAGCCTGCTGGACCACTACAAGGCCGTGATGGTCACGAAGGACGGCGAGACCGTCGGCATCATCACGCAGGCCGACGTCGCCGCGCGCATCAGTTAG
- the purM gene encoding phosphoribosylformylglycinamidine cyclo-ligase, whose amino-acid sequence MSDGSDDELTYAEAGVDIEDSEAATAALVGAVSEVGDTTKYAGLVDLGDQYLALATDGVGTKLLVAVAVEDYSTVGIDCIAMNVNDLVAAGVEPAAFVDYLAVDVPDETRAAELGEGLAAGAEEAGVALVGGETAVMPEVVNDFDLAGTVAGIATDDDLLAGEAQAGDVLVGFASSGIHSNGLTLAREAADRAGGFDEPFPGDGYETVGEALLEPTRLYTYLLDALHEYDVHAAAHVTGGGWTNLERMGAFRYEVTDPLPAQDIFAFVQDAGNVSDEEMHRTFNMGTGFVVAVDPADADALVAATDGKKIGEVVESDASSVEIRGLSL is encoded by the coding sequence ATGAGCGACGGGAGCGACGACGAACTCACGTACGCCGAGGCGGGCGTGGACATCGAGGACAGCGAGGCGGCGACCGCGGCGCTGGTCGGCGCGGTCTCCGAGGTCGGGGACACCACCAAGTACGCGGGCTTGGTGGACCTCGGCGACCAGTACCTCGCGCTCGCGACCGACGGCGTCGGCACCAAACTACTCGTAGCAGTCGCGGTGGAGGACTACTCCACGGTTGGAATCGACTGCATCGCGATGAACGTCAACGACCTCGTCGCGGCGGGCGTCGAGCCCGCGGCGTTCGTGGACTACCTCGCGGTGGACGTGCCCGACGAGACGCGCGCTGCCGAATTGGGCGAAGGACTGGCGGCCGGAGCCGAGGAAGCCGGCGTCGCGCTCGTCGGCGGCGAGACGGCGGTAATGCCGGAGGTCGTGAACGACTTCGACCTCGCCGGCACCGTCGCCGGCATCGCGACCGACGACGACCTGCTCGCCGGAGAAGCACAAGCAGGCGACGTCCTCGTCGGGTTCGCGTCGTCGGGCATCCACTCGAACGGGCTCACGCTCGCACGAGAGGCCGCCGACCGTGCGGGCGGCTTCGACGAGCCGTTTCCCGGCGACGGTTACGAGACGGTGGGCGAGGCGCTGCTGGAGCCGACCCGCCTCTACACCTACTTGCTCGATGCGCTGCACGAATACGACGTGCACGCCGCGGCCCACGTCACCGGTGGCGGCTGGACGAACCTCGAACGCATGGGCGCGTTCCGCTACGAGGTTACGGACCCGCTACCAGCGCAGGACATCTTCGCGTTCGTACAGGACGCCGGCAACGTCAGCGACGAGGAGATGCACCGCACGTTCAACATGGGCACCGGGTTCGTCGTCGCCGTCGACCCGGCGGACGCCGACGCGCTCGTGGCCGCGACTGACGGCAAGAAAATCGGCGAAGTAGTGGAGAGCGACGCGTCGAGCGTCGAGATTCGCGGGCTGTCGCTCTAA
- a CDS encoding zinc metalloprotease — MVNFSSRELRDLLVAWLALGLAFSLLYVPVSVTTITDVLASAVFLEEFALSLATVGVAFLLHELAHKVVAVHFGQHAEFRADFGMLALAVAGGLAGFLFAAPGAVHHRGRITPREHGLIALAGPLTNVALAVVSLGVFVVAPDIGWRGLFINVLLAGFNMIPFGPLDGATVLQWNKAVYAAAAVITIGPALVLFLGV; from the coding sequence ATGGTGAACTTCAGCAGCCGCGAACTCCGGGACCTCCTCGTCGCGTGGCTGGCGCTCGGGCTGGCGTTCAGCCTGCTGTACGTCCCCGTCTCCGTAACGACGATCACCGACGTGCTGGCGAGCGCGGTGTTCCTCGAAGAGTTCGCGCTGAGCCTCGCGACGGTCGGCGTCGCGTTCCTCCTGCACGAACTCGCGCACAAGGTCGTCGCGGTCCACTTCGGCCAGCACGCGGAGTTCCGCGCTGACTTCGGGATGCTCGCGCTCGCCGTCGCCGGCGGCCTCGCCGGGTTCCTGTTCGCGGCACCGGGCGCGGTCCACCACAGAGGTCGCATCACGCCCCGCGAACACGGCCTCATCGCGCTCGCGGGTCCGCTGACGAACGTCGCGCTCGCAGTCGTCTCGCTGGGCGTGTTCGTCGTCGCGCCCGACATCGGGTGGCGCGGCCTGTTCATCAACGTGCTGCTGGCGGGGTTCAACATGATTCCGTTCGGCCCGCTGGACGGCGCGACCGTCCTGCAGTGGAACAAGGCGGTGTACGCGGCCGCCGCCGTGATTACGATTGGCCCGGCGCTGGTGTTGTTCCTCGGAGTGTAG
- a CDS encoding TraB/GumN family protein, with protein sequence MSEESAATREGSVRVVGTAHVSADSVEEVERVVEAENPDTVAVELDEGRYRQMQGDAPEDLDASDLLKGSMAFQFLAYWLLSYVQQRLGDKFGIEPGADMKAGIDAAERIGADVALVDRDIQVTIQRFWARMTGVEKLRLVGELALGVTDSRTLGLGFGAFVGFVVGVGAEFVAGPFLLPPPPATIGVVETALVVLSGLAEAVLFAGVGAFVFGAVFVVLFARAEPEDVEEFSMDDLTDADVVSAMMEEFRRFSPAGAQALIDERDAYIAHNLVALRAQGKHVVAVLGAGHREGVEHYLDHPEDLPPMESLTGTQSKRFSVARLFGLLITVGFLAFFVLLVMAGVDNTVLLQVFGAWFLFNGIISMGAAKFAGAHWTSAGVGGAVAWLTSVNPLLAPGWFTGYVELRYLSVRVADIGTLNELMDDQETPIRDLLGQMIDVPLFRLIAVVAMTNIGSIVASVLFPFVVLPLIGGPFDSVGAVTDAMVRGAQNSADAIWGLVW encoded by the coding sequence ATGAGCGAGGAATCCGCGGCGACCCGCGAGGGCTCCGTTCGGGTCGTCGGGACCGCCCACGTCTCCGCGGACAGCGTCGAGGAGGTCGAGCGGGTCGTCGAGGCGGAGAACCCGGACACGGTCGCCGTCGAGTTAGACGAGGGCCGCTACCGGCAGATGCAGGGCGACGCGCCCGAGGACCTCGACGCCAGCGACCTCCTGAAAGGGAGCATGGCGTTCCAGTTCCTGGCGTACTGGCTGCTGTCGTACGTCCAGCAGCGCCTCGGCGACAAGTTCGGCATCGAGCCGGGCGCGGACATGAAGGCGGGCATCGACGCCGCCGAGCGCATCGGCGCGGACGTCGCGCTCGTCGACCGCGACATCCAGGTGACGATTCAGCGCTTCTGGGCGCGCATGACCGGCGTCGAGAAACTCAGGCTGGTCGGCGAACTCGCGTTGGGCGTCACCGACAGCCGGACGCTCGGGCTCGGCTTCGGCGCGTTCGTCGGCTTCGTCGTCGGCGTCGGCGCGGAGTTCGTCGCCGGCCCGTTCCTGCTGCCGCCGCCACCCGCGACAATCGGCGTCGTGGAGACGGCGCTGGTCGTGCTGTCGGGCCTGGCGGAGGCCGTGCTGTTCGCGGGCGTCGGCGCGTTCGTGTTCGGCGCGGTGTTCGTCGTGCTGTTCGCGCGCGCCGAACCCGAGGACGTCGAGGAGTTCTCGATGGACGACCTCACGGACGCGGACGTGGTATCGGCGATGATGGAGGAGTTCCGGCGGTTCAGCCCCGCTGGCGCACAGGCGCTCATCGACGAGCGTGACGCCTACATCGCGCACAACCTCGTCGCGCTGCGCGCGCAGGGCAAACACGTCGTCGCGGTGCTGGGCGCGGGCCACCGCGAGGGCGTCGAGCACTACCTCGACCACCCCGAGGACCTGCCGCCGATGGAGTCGCTGACCGGCACGCAGAGCAAGCGCTTCTCGGTCGCGCGGCTGTTCGGCCTGCTGATTACGGTCGGCTTCCTCGCCTTCTTCGTCCTGCTGGTGATGGCGGGCGTGGACAACACGGTGCTCCTGCAGGTGTTCGGCGCGTGGTTTCTGTTCAACGGGATAATCTCGATGGGGGCCGCGAAGTTCGCGGGCGCCCACTGGACGAGCGCGGGCGTCGGCGGCGCGGTGGCGTGGCTGACGAGCGTCAACCCGCTGCTCGCGCCGGGCTGGTTCACGGGCTACGTCGAACTGCGCTACCTCTCCGTGCGGGTCGCCGACATCGGCACGCTGAACGAACTCATGGACGACCAGGAGACGCCGATTCGGGACCTGCTCGGGCAGATGATAGACGTGCCGCTGTTCCGGCTCATCGCGGTCGTCGCGATGACGAACATCGGCAGCATCGTCGCGAGCGTGCTGTTCCCGTTCGTCGTCTTGCCGCTTATCGGCGGCCCCTTCGACAGCGTCGGCGCGGTCACCGACGCGATGGTGCGGGGCGCACAGAACAGCGCCGACGCCATCTGGGGACTGGTATGGTGA